In Myxococcales bacterium, one DNA window encodes the following:
- a CDS encoding OmpA family protein: MKKALMFIVGLALVAGIAFEAQASRCEYHQWTPCKDEMGDRVPSSKCEYFQWKWNRCVAEKPAPVAAAPKKLFLKGIQFDTGSARIKPASYEILERNMEALQKAEHITIVGHTDDRGNDASNMKLSEARAASVKNYYVEKGISDSKMTTEGRGETQPIADNSTEAGRAENRRIEIDIR, encoded by the coding sequence ATGAAGAAAGCGTTGATGTTCATCGTCGGCTTGGCATTGGTGGCAGGAATCGCGTTTGAGGCGCAGGCATCCAGGTGTGAGTATCACCAATGGACTCCATGCAAGGACGAGATGGGGGATAGGGTGCCATCATCGAAATGCGAATACTTCCAATGGAAGTGGAATCGCTGCGTAGCCGAAAAACCAGCACCGGTCGCTGCGGCACCGAAAAAACTTTTCCTAAAGGGAATCCAGTTCGACACAGGCAGTGCGAGGATCAAACCCGCCTCTTACGAAATCTTGGAGCGCAACATGGAAGCACTGCAGAAAGCGGAACATATCACCATAGTTGGTCACACCGACGACCGCGGCAACGATGCTTCGAACATGAAGCTCTCGGAAGCACGCGCCGCCAGCGTAAAGAACTACTATGTCGAAAAGGGGATCAGCGATTCGAAGATGACTACTGAGGGACGCGGCGAAACCCAGCCGATCGCCGACAACTCGACCGAGGCAGGACGTGCGGAAAACCGCAGGATCGAAATCGACATCAGGTAA